Genomic window (Fibrobacter sp. UBA4297):
CCACCCTTGAGAATGCCCCAAACGAGGTCGTTCTGGTCGGTGAACTTGCTACCGATCATGGCAAGACCTTCTTCGCTCTTGCCCGGGATGACCGGCCAGAGCATGCTGAGCGAGAGACGCACTGCTTCAGCAGAAATGTAAAGCACGGTTGCGAGTTCGTCCTTGGCGTTCGGATCCTTCGCGAGTTTCCACGGAGCCTTGATTTCGAGGTAGCGGTTCACGCTGCGGACAAGTGTCATGATTTCTTCGACGACCTGCGAGAGCTTGACCTGCGGAACCCATTCCATCACGTTCGTGCGGACGCGGTTTGCAATCGTAATCACTTCGTTGGCTGCATCGTCGAGAGCGTTCGGAGCCGGGAGTACGCCGCCGAAGTTCGTGAGCACCAAGCGGTGCACGCGGTTCAAAACGTTACCGAGATCGTTCGCAAGGTCGCTGTTGATGCGGCGGACAAAGCCGTCATGCGTGAAGTTCGCGTCCTGGCCCACCACCATTTCGCGGGCGAGGAAGTAGCGGAAGGCGTCAATGCCGTATTTTTCCATGTAGTCCATGGGGTTCACCACGTTGCCTGCGGACTTGCTCATCTTTTCGCCGCCGTTCACGAGCCACCAGCCGTGGGCCAGAATGTGCTGCGGAAGCGGAATGTCGAGAGCCATGAGCATGGTCGGCCAGTACACGCTATGCGTGGTCAAGATGTCCTTCCCGATGAGGTGGTAAGTGGCGGGCCAGATTGGCGTGCCGTCGGCATAAGTCTTGTGGAAGGCTGTCGAGGCGCTCACATAGTTGAGGAGAGCGTCAAACCAGACGTAAGTCACGTAGTCCGGATCGAACGGCAGCGGAATGCCCCAGCTGAGGCGCATCTTCGGACGGCTGATGCAGAGGTCGTTCAGCGGCTGGCGCAGGAACCCGCGGATTTCGTTCCAGCGGTAGTCCGGCACAATCCAGTCCTTGTGGCTTTCCAAGAAGTCAATCAGCTTCTGCTGGTAAGAACCCATCTTGAAGAAGTAGTTCTTTTCCTTGAGCCATTCCACCGGGCGGTGGCTGATCGGGTCGCACTTATTTTCGTCGAGTTCGTCTTCGCTGAAGAAACGTTCTTCGCCGACGGAGTACCAGCCTTCGTATTCCTTCGAGTAAATTTCACCCTTGTCCCAGAGCTTCTGCAAGCATTCCTGCACAAAAGCCTTGTGTTCCGGCATCGTGGTGCGGATGAAGAAATCATTGCTGATGTTCATCTTCTTCCAGAGGTCTTCGAAGCGGTGGTAGTATTCATCCACGTGTTCCTGTGGAGTCACGCCACGCTTGGCGGCTGCGCGCTGCACCTTCTGGCCGTGTTCGTCGGTACCGGTCAAGAAGAATGTCTGGTAGCCGATGATCTTGTGGAAGCGGGTAAGGATATCTGCGAGAACGGTCGTGTAGGAATGCCCGATATGCGGGGCATCATTGACGTAATAAATCGGAGTGGTGACGTAAAATTTTTTCATGGCTACAAATATAGTAAAATTGCTTATATTTCATAAAAAAGAGGTACTTATGTCATTTATTGATTTGGCTAGAAATCGTTTCAGTTGCCGAGCTTTCAGCGAACAGGAAGTTGAACCCGAAAAACTCATGCAGGTGCTCGAAGCGGGCCGTATCGCTCCGACGGCGGTGAATGGCCAGCCGGTGATTGTCAAGGTTCTCCAGTCTCCCGAAGCGCTCAAGAAGATTCGTGGCATCACGCGTATGGCGTATAACGCTCCTGTGGTGCTTATGGTCTGCTACGACGACAATAAAGTCTACACCCCGACGACGTATATGGACAGCTTCAAGAGTGGAATTATGGATTCTAGCATCGTGGCGACTTCCATGATGATGCAGGCCACGGACCTTGGGCTTGCAACGCTTTGGGCTCGTGGTTTCAATGCTGCTCACATTGAACATGAATTCGGTTTTGAGCCGAACATCAAGCTTGCCTGCCTTTTGGACATTGGCTATGCCGACCCGCAGAACGGAATCCCGTCACCTCGTCATGATGTGCGTAAGCCGATGAATGAATTTGCCGAAAAGCTTTAATATAGGCAAAAATTTGCAATTATAGAGGGGTTATGAATAAGCTAAAGTACTTGTTGCCTTTGGTTGTTTTTGGCGTGTTTTCTTGTTCAGGGAAAACGACTCACGTATTGGGCAACAAACAAACTTTGGCTTCGCCCAGGAGCATTGTCGTTGTTTATGAAAATGATGTTCATTGCCAAATGGATGGCTATGCAAAATTTGCGGGTCTTCGCGATGCAATTGCTGATACGGCTGATGTCTTGACTGTTTCCTCTGGCGATTTTTTGCAGGGCGGTGCGATGGGGAGCATCTCTCGTGGCGGCTATGTTGTAGCGCTCATGAATGCTGTCGGTTACGATGTCGTGACGCTTGGGAATCATGAATTTGATTATAAAATTCCACGCTTGATGGAACTTTCGGACTCCATGAACGCAGCAATTGTTTGCGCAAACCTTGTGCAGAAAGGGACATCGACGCCGCTGTTCAAGCCTTACATTCTAAAGCAGGTTGGCGCAAAGAAAATTGCATTTGTAGGCGTGCTGACACCGCAAACTTTAGTGGGGGAGGCTTACGCGTTTACGGATGAATCGCTAAAGACTTTGTATGATATTCCTTCGGAGAAAATTTTCAATCTCGTGCAGTCGGTCGTTGATGGTGCTCGCCAAGCGGGTGCGGACTTTGTGATTCTTCTTGCTCACTTGGGGTTTGTGCCTCCGGTGAGTTCCGTTGAGGTTGTTCAGAAAACAACGGGGATTAATGCTGTGCTGGATGGGCATTCGCATAGTGTTGTTGGCGAAGAGTTTATTGCAAACGCCAATGGCGACAGCGTTCTTGTGTCACAAACAGGAACGAAATTTCAAAATTTTGGAATGCTGAATATTACTCGCGATGGAAAATTTCATTCTCGGTTGATTCCGATGGATGGCGTCGTTGCGGTGAACCGTAAAGTTGCTGCCGTTCACGATAGCTTGCTTGCTTTGACTGCCGCCGATTTACAGAAAGTTGTCTCGAATACGAAATTTGAATTGACAATCAATGGCGATGACGGAAAGCGCTTAGTTCGCAAAGGCGAGACGAACTTGGGCGACCTTGCTGCCGATGCCATGCGTTTTTCTGTGGGGGCGCAAATAGGAATCGAAAATGGCGGAGGCGTTCGCGTGACGATACCGGCAGGACCTGTGAAATATCAAGACATTTTGAACGTGATGCCTTTTGCAAACGACATGTGCTTGATTCGTGCAACCGGGCGTCAGATCAAGGTGGCGCTTGCTCAAGGAGCTTCGAAATTGCCTGAGGAATCCGGTGGATTCTTGCACGTTTCGGGACTCCGCTATACGGCTGTCGTTGAGGCCTCGAAAGGTGGTGATGCGGCGCGAGTACGCGTTGAAAATGTGCAGGTCGAAACTGAAAATGGCTTTGTTGCTATTGACGAGAACGCTCTATATACGGTCGGATTGTCATCTTATGTGGCATACGAAGGCGGTGAAATTACAGCCTTCCGCGACAGTGAAATCATTATGGATAAGGTGATGACCGATGATGAAGCGTTTGTGAAATTCTTGAAAAGCTTGGGTGACGAAATCCCCGAAGCTTACCGAAAGCCGCAGGGGAGGATTGCGGTGAAATATGATAGGTAGGTGCATCACCCCTTTTAATGTGTTCTGCAAATTTTTATCTTTGCCTTTGTAAAAACTTAAAAAAGGAAAAATCATGCGTGATCAATTCGAAAGCCCGCTTATCAAGCGTTATGCTAGCAAGGAAATGAGTTTCATCTTCAGCCCGCAGTACAAGTTCCAGACTTGGCGGAGGCTCTGGATTTACCTCGCCGAATCCGAAATGGAACTCGGCCTCCCGATTACGCAGGAGCAAGTCGATGAACTGAAGGCCCACGAAAAGGACATCAACTTTGAAGTTGCCGAAGAAGAAGAAAAGCGCCGCCGTCACGACGTGATGAGCCACGTTTACGCTTACGGTGTCCAGTGCCCCAAAGCTAAGGGGATCATCCACCTCGGTGCAACGTCTGCATTCGTGGGCGACAACACCGACCTTATCCAGATGCAGCAGGCCATGATTCTCGTGCGCAAGCGTCTTTGCCGCGTGATGGACAAACTTTCCAAGTTTGCCATGGAATACAAGAACATGGCGCAGCTCGGTGCAACGCATTTCCAGGCTGCTCAGCTCACGACTGTCGGCAAGCGCGCTTGCCTCTGGCTTCAGGACATGCTCATCGACCTCGAAGAATTGAACTTCCTCATTGAAGTGCTTCCGTTCCGCGGCGTGAAGGGTACGACCGGTACGCAGGCTAGCTTCATGGACTTGTTCAACGGCGACGAAGAAAAGATTATGGAACTCGACCGCCGCGTGACCGCCAAGGCCGGCTTCAAGCGCGTGCTCACCATCACCGGCCAAACCTACACCCGCAAGTGGGACAACCGCGTAAACCAGGTGCTCAGCTCCATTGCTCAGAGTTTGCACAAATTCGCTACCGACATGCGCCTCATGCAGGGTGTGAAGGAAGTGGAAGAACCATTCGAAAAGACCCAGATTGGCTCCAGCGCCATGGCTTACAAGCGTAACCCGATGCGCAGCGAACGTATTTGCTCTCTCGCTCGTTTCGTGATGGCCCTGGTGAACAGCACCGCCTTTACGCAGGCGACGCAGTGGTTCGAACGTACGCTTGATGACAGTGCGAACAAGCGCTTGGCAATTCCTGAAGCGTTCCTCGCCATGGATGCCATGCTCATCATCGCCGAGAACGTCACCAACGGCCTCGTGGTTTATCCGAAGGTTATCGAAAAGCGCATCATGGCCGAACTCCCGTTCATGGCCACCGAAAACATCATCATGGAAGGCGTCAAGAACGGCGGCGACCGTCAGGAACTCCACGAAGAAATCCGCGTGATGTCCATGGAAGCGGGCAAGGTCGTCAAGGAACAGGGCAAGGACAACGACTTGCTCGAACGCGTTCTGAAGAACGAAAAGTTCCAGAAGCTCGGTATCACCGAAGAAAAGCTCAAGGAAATCCTCGACCTCCGCAAGTTCGTGGGTCGCGCTCCTGGTCAGGTCGTGAAGTTCGTGACCGAAGAAGTCCGCCCGGCTATCGAAGCAATCCCGGATTGGGATTCCATTGATGCTGGCGAATTGAAAGTTTAACTTGTCATGCCCTGTTCCGACAGGGCATCCCCTTCTCGGAATGAAATTGGGGATTCCCGCTCAAGGCGGGAATGACAACGGAGCCGAGCGATGCAGAAACATGCTTGCATGTATCTATATCCGAGGCGAACAAATCAAGCCCCGTTAGGGGAATGACATTAAACTGGCGCGAATATATTGCAAAAAAAAAACGAGTCCTTGCGGGCTCGTTTTTTGCATTGTAACTAAATGATGTTACGGTTTGAATGGCGGAATATAATCATCGCCTTCGTTACTGCGATTATGCGGTTCCATATACACCCTCCTTTCCTTTTTGGATGTCGAAAATATATTTAGTTTTGCATGGTTTTTCATGTGAATTCCATCACGGTGTGATTTTGTTCACTTTTGAAAAATTGCGATTTTTTTTTGATTTCTCCTATAAAATGGTGTATTTTACTTTTATGGAGAAAATTGACTTATCACAATGGACGATGTTCAGCAATCGTCACAATTCCGAGAACTACAACAGTCCGGATGGCAAATGGATGCTGAAATTGGGTTTTCCGGGTTTTTGCTCGACGAAGGAGGAATTGCTTCGCGAGCAGGATATTTGCCGGAAAGTGGTTTCACTTGGAATCCCGACGCCGCATGTGGGCGATATTGTCGAACAGGACGGTCGTTTGGGCCTGATTTACGAACGCATCGTGGGGAAGCGCTCGATTTCAAAATGCGTTGGCGAAAATCCCGAACATCTTGAGGAATACATCAAGGTTTTTGCAGAGCATTGCAAAAAGCTGCATTCTACGTCGTGCATTCCTGGCACGTTCCAAGATGCGGAGGAAAAGTATTCGCGATTGCTCGAACAATCCAAGATGTTCCCCGAGAATGTCAAGGAATTTGCGCGTAAACTCATCAAGGAAACGCCGAAAGTTTCTCGGTGCCTTCATGGAGATTTGCAGACGGGCAACTTGATTGTGAACGACAATGGCGCGTACTTTATCGATTTGGGCGAGTTTGCCTGCGGTAACCCGCTTTTCGATTTAGGTTGTTATTTCTATTTCTGCCATTATTTGCCGGATGATTTTCTTTTGGCGACGCATTACATGAATGCGGCGATGATGCGCAAGTGTTGGGACGTTTTTGCAAAGTATTACTTTGGTGCAGATACTCCGGACAAATTATCGGCTGTAGATGTTCGCGTCAAGCCGTACGTGCTGTTCCCGATTCTCGACTTTGAGCATTTGATGGCTGAAGATGCAAATTTAAAATACCTGGAAATGAACTTCCAGGTAGCTAAAAAAGATTTGGGTTTGTAAGCGATTTTACTCGTTAATTCCATAGAGCCGGTTGTGTGCAAGGCAATCGGCTAGTTTTTTGTATTCCGTGACAAATGCTTCGTGGGCGGGGGCGTCGCCGAGCGCTTTGTAGAGGGCACTGGAGAGCGTTCCGCGTTCGAGCATTTTTTCCATGAAGCCTTGCGAGACTTCTGTGAGGTCGTTTTTCACGACGCTGTAGATGTGCTTCCAGATGTCGCCGGCGGTACAAGCCTCACCCATGCCAAATACAGCGAGAAATTCTGGCCAGTCGATGACTGCGTTCTCGGCGTCCTTCGTGGTCTTCACGAGGAGTTCGGCGAGGCGGGCTGTGTCGAAGTTACGCAAAAATTCGCGGTATTCCTTGAGCGTGTGCGGCACGGAATTTGCGGCGGATGCGTTTTCGCGAGATGCCGCGAACTTGCCGTTCACAATGGCTTTGAGGGTCGCAATTTCGAGTTCAACGATGGCGATGTCGGCGTTCGGGCATTCCTGAATGTCAACGAGGCGGATTTCGATAGCCCCGCGGTCAAAACGGGCGATAGCTCCACGGCTGTTCAAGAAGAAATGATTGAGCAAGTGTTCGGTATCGTACGGGGCGATAGCCTTCTTTACCTTGTCGAAAATCTGTTTATTATATTCGTCGTAGCTGTACGCCTGTTCCGGGATGACTTGGCCCGTGATTTCAGGAACTTTGTCCTGATTGTGGCGATAGACGTTGATTCGGGCGTCGCGGTAGCCGGTGTATTTGCTGTCGAGATACGGGCTGCTGGCGGCAATGGCTGGAATCAGCGGCAAAAGCAGGCGAATTGCTGCGTGAAGCTCGCCAAATTCTTCGTCACCGTCAAAAGAAAGGTTCAGGTGCGTACTTTGTAGGTTTGCCCAGCCGTGGCCTTTGCAGTTGAAAATGCGGTCGTAAGTTTGGTAAATGTCGAGGCAATCGTACGGCCAAAGTTGCATTTCTGCCGGGTCCATGAACGGATGGCAGGCGCTCGGCAAAAGCATCGCGTTGATCTTTTCGAGCTTCTTGTTTGCACGGCGAATCTCGTGGAAGAATCGCTTGCCAAGCCCGTCGAATGTAGACTTGGGGTGTGCACACTTGAATTCCAGCACATGGCTTACGAGTTCGTTTGAAAGTCCGATATCGTCGTATTCAATGTCCGAAAGCTGATTGCCGTCTTTGTCTTTTCCGAGCGGGACATCGGCGCGAGGCAGCACATTGAGTGTGTCGCGA
Coding sequences:
- a CDS encoding bifunctional metallophosphatase/5'-nucleotidase codes for the protein MNKLKYLLPLVVFGVFSCSGKTTHVLGNKQTLASPRSIVVVYENDVHCQMDGYAKFAGLRDAIADTADVLTVSSGDFLQGGAMGSISRGGYVVALMNAVGYDVVTLGNHEFDYKIPRLMELSDSMNAAIVCANLVQKGTSTPLFKPYILKQVGAKKIAFVGVLTPQTLVGEAYAFTDESLKTLYDIPSEKIFNLVQSVVDGARQAGADFVILLAHLGFVPPVSSVEVVQKTTGINAVLDGHSHSVVGEEFIANANGDSVLVSQTGTKFQNFGMLNITRDGKFHSRLIPMDGVVAVNRKVAAVHDSLLALTAADLQKVVSNTKFELTINGDDGKRLVRKGETNLGDLAADAMRFSVGAQIGIENGGGVRVTIPAGPVKYQDILNVMPFANDMCLIRATGRQIKVALAQGASKLPEESGGFLHVSGLRYTAVVEASKGGDAARVRVENVQVETENGFVAIDENALYTVGLSSYVAYEGGEITAFRDSEIIMDKVMTDDEAFVKFLKSLGDEIPEAYRKPQGRIAVKYDR
- a CDS encoding glutamate-cysteine ligase family protein, with the translated sequence MSNYKLWERFGVEMEFMIVDRDTLNVLPRADVPLGKDKDGNQLSDIEYDDIGLSNELVSHVLEFKCAHPKSTFDGLGKRFFHEIRRANKKLEKINAMLLPSACHPFMDPAEMQLWPYDCLDIYQTYDRIFNCKGHGWANLQSTHLNLSFDGDEEFGELHAAIRLLLPLIPAIAASSPYLDSKYTGYRDARINVYRHNQDKVPEITGQVIPEQAYSYDEYNKQIFDKVKKAIAPYDTEHLLNHFFLNSRGAIARFDRGAIEIRLVDIQECPNADIAIVELEIATLKAIVNGKFAASRENASAANSVPHTLKEYREFLRNFDTARLAELLVKTTKDAENAVIDWPEFLAVFGMGEACTAGDIWKHIYSVVKNDLTEVSQGFMEKMLERGTLSSALYKALGDAPAHEAFVTEYKKLADCLAHNRLYGINE
- a CDS encoding TIGR02172 family protein, producing the protein MVYFTFMEKIDLSQWTMFSNRHNSENYNSPDGKWMLKLGFPGFCSTKEELLREQDICRKVVSLGIPTPHVGDIVEQDGRLGLIYERIVGKRSISKCVGENPEHLEEYIKVFAEHCKKLHSTSCIPGTFQDAEEKYSRLLEQSKMFPENVKEFARKLIKETPKVSRCLHGDLQTGNLIVNDNGAYFIDLGEFACGNPLFDLGCYFYFCHYLPDDFLLATHYMNAAMMRKCWDVFAKYYFGADTPDKLSAVDVRVKPYVLFPILDFEHLMAEDANLKYLEMNFQVAKKDLGL
- a CDS encoding nitroreductase family protein, translated to MSFIDLARNRFSCRAFSEQEVEPEKLMQVLEAGRIAPTAVNGQPVIVKVLQSPEALKKIRGITRMAYNAPVVLMVCYDDNKVYTPTTYMDSFKSGIMDSSIVATSMMMQATDLGLATLWARGFNAAHIEHEFGFEPNIKLACLLDIGYADPQNGIPSPRHDVRKPMNEFAEKL
- the purB gene encoding adenylosuccinate lyase, with the protein product MRDQFESPLIKRYASKEMSFIFSPQYKFQTWRRLWIYLAESEMELGLPITQEQVDELKAHEKDINFEVAEEEEKRRRHDVMSHVYAYGVQCPKAKGIIHLGATSAFVGDNTDLIQMQQAMILVRKRLCRVMDKLSKFAMEYKNMAQLGATHFQAAQLTTVGKRACLWLQDMLIDLEELNFLIEVLPFRGVKGTTGTQASFMDLFNGDEEKIMELDRRVTAKAGFKRVLTITGQTYTRKWDNRVNQVLSSIAQSLHKFATDMRLMQGVKEVEEPFEKTQIGSSAMAYKRNPMRSERICSLARFVMALVNSTAFTQATQWFERTLDDSANKRLAIPEAFLAMDAMLIIAENVTNGLVVYPKVIEKRIMAELPFMATENIIMEGVKNGGDRQELHEEIRVMSMEAGKVVKEQGKDNDLLERVLKNEKFQKLGITEEKLKEILDLRKFVGRAPGQVVKFVTEEVRPAIEAIPDWDSIDAGELKV
- the metG gene encoding methionine--tRNA ligase; protein product: MKKFYVTTPIYYVNDAPHIGHSYTTVLADILTRFHKIIGYQTFFLTGTDEHGQKVQRAAAKRGVTPQEHVDEYYHRFEDLWKKMNISNDFFIRTTMPEHKAFVQECLQKLWDKGEIYSKEYEGWYSVGEERFFSEDELDENKCDPISHRPVEWLKEKNYFFKMGSYQQKLIDFLESHKDWIVPDYRWNEIRGFLRQPLNDLCISRPKMRLSWGIPLPFDPDYVTYVWFDALLNYVSASTAFHKTYADGTPIWPATYHLIGKDILTTHSVYWPTMLMALDIPLPQHILAHGWWLVNGGEKMSKSAGNVVNPMDYMEKYGIDAFRYFLAREMVVGQDANFTHDGFVRRINSDLANDLGNVLNRVHRLVLTNFGGVLPAPNALDDAANEVITIANRVRTNVMEWVPQVKLSQVVEEIMTLVRSVNRYLEIKAPWKLAKDPNAKDELATVLYISAEAVRLSLSMLWPVIPGKSEEGLAMIGSKFTDQNDLVWGILKGGEKFGEGKPLFPRIEEEVKKAEPQQAKPKQNKPLMAADVPAAMDLRVAQIKEVADHPDASSLYVLKVDAGEGELRTICSGLKSSYQANELQDRKILLFANLKPSALRGIMSQGMLFAGDLEPETHKCRLVSVPEDAKPGDRALFKGVAPSEPRELKVKDFEKIALTAKGGAVFCDTLALEVNGKPVTCDVADGAGIH